One Brevibacterium spongiae DNA segment encodes these proteins:
- a CDS encoding DEAD/DEAH box helicase — MTSRHLGEGQRPQPTLVTTGTGSGKTESFLYPILDHVVRHRRQGGSGVSGLILYPMNALATDQAQRLARMITEDPQLGGIRAAIYTGDDGDTKRSRVSSEGLINDREAIQSNPPDILLTNYKMLDQMLLRVADQKIWSESALSLRYLVLDEFHTYDGAQGTDVAMLLRRLGLKLKSQWPDTHPAITDDDRARPLGLMTPVATSATLGDRNDPTSILTFAHTVFGEEFTEDAVVTESRYSVEEWAALPGATLDGARAKLEPIDNIRTIDHTAALQWIEGEAQTSDRTAALRSLATIFSLDEHSDDGGSPDPAVGWESIGACLGDDTAQILTLLKAHPWVKSVFAATTSAKALDDLAEEALGSRSTVAQSYLSHIVAGLSLIRAEQRLLAPTVDVHLWVRALTRIDRIAGGETEFSWSDDGHLITAETSAWDDNSARESFPAIYCRNCGRNGWGIIKSAVGDQLAAPDADKDIRRESVAGKSRFRALISAGGEADRFELSGGDPDELHENLAAFNARDRDFITPKRVYGTPTIPDDLAEALRAGDILPVLVFQGPDAEEKSKGEYCPACGDRDSIRFLGSAVATLLSVSLSTLFGDQNLDDHEKKSLVFTDSVQDAAHRAGFVESRSHVLTLRNVIAEAVGDVSTLEAVAGQIISQAGEDSGRRYRALPPEFSTDRFTDVRTWWEQPQKTNRKAAEKVMKRLSFDAALEFGLQSRYGRTLSTTGTVYAEVVLPEVDEIGAIATEVLEEAGAQSGLLDIDVNEGAASTDKRVAWVRAVVERLRTQGAIHHSWLDAYVASGGERIWIWGKRKRDQGMPAFPTGRSAPAFAVTGLSRKSIRGRSGPLFDMVESNQGWYARYAARTFGITANHGAGLTKLLLQRLAAAGILRAVPVKESEAVAYGLEPLRIRLERAFDGAEEQSKNLECTVCGTTFPAATRTLDDLNGAQCLLVGCAGTLKVGTVARNFYRDLYTSAQMTRIVAREHSSVLGTEERKAYEDGFKRGSDDPSAPNVLVATPTLEMGIDIGDLSTVMLGSLPETVASYVQRVGRAGRLTGNALNLAVVGSTSTELRTIHDPLSLINGSVQPPATYLDAVEIIKRQYLAFLMDRLAQAPGAVPTRGVGDVFGAELGQSEFLNAVIDLNDASHEELLAEFFTGFGDLIDQAKTELTEWATVGDDGTSGLKTAVWKAHQAYRYEVETLQHQLAEINLSLNELQAAAAHEATATEDDKDAYRQAVSAHKATDGRLKNERRRYWIEALETYQLLPNYTLLDDTTQLDVSLRWRNEETQSYENERIEFERGAKQALRDFAPGSTFYGRSLATQIDAVELGPNQRETYELRFCAACGYSHDRRTGTIPPAQCPRCGDASIADVGQRLKAVQLRKVSAMVNRDEARISDADDERRHKSFTIAPTADIDPASVSSRWFVDGFGFGVSYLDSVTVTTTNFGPRGQGQEILASGETIVNSGFVVCDHCGKLDSSTNGNQPTDHRPWCPKRNDHEESNLSLVLTHQLTTQGALMRLPESLLVGEHNGLTTLQAAIRLGLAKHLGGDPDHIDIIPAKEPLEAGGVVDALLLHDIVPGGTGYLADLRDPETMWKVLYEAWRHLSECECKDANQWACAKCLLPYVPRSSASTVSRAIAAQKLAELLQAGRNDVTLSGEAASDASHRWTVTEEAPQAQDPESYLERRFRQVFRARLERANINVQDKPAPTGTVLSIHRSGSRVGWSLTPQVPMGNTKPDFLLTCDVTNIPDIAIYTDGRAFHASSAVNRLADDAQKRSGLRGQGLFVIAITNADVESASADKHGADPGSAVCLPEWYSRQVVSTVLNRPEFGWTNQAEEALGNPIDVLIGLIQAVTSSEPDLPKSMLAAGDGAPLFFAMQTHSRRVVMVPAVGELAEAAVSDITGQSSLIDHPEGVSPEGYRRGFLVRRSAVTVLIAPVGSSLTRFDTAVILDDRPEAMADSGQFASSWREWLHISNVMPIRSPGTFVQSATVMSVLADIGQVSEAPVNSGEVQGGTAGRVDVVPVLDGGIPVSSEWTEILSEPDLSPQEAEFANDLVASGLESVPEWGFETDEGISLDFAWPQEKIAVLVEPDDEDSVELERNGWTLASADVDSVRTALGEWKPDESTTSSEGDNDAGYGDGKGTHE; from the coding sequence TTGACCAGCCGCCACCTCGGCGAAGGTCAACGTCCTCAACCGACCTTGGTGACAACGGGGACTGGCTCGGGAAAGACCGAATCATTCCTCTACCCGATCCTTGACCATGTCGTTCGCCACCGGAGACAGGGCGGATCCGGGGTCAGCGGACTCATCCTCTACCCGATGAATGCCCTCGCCACAGACCAAGCTCAACGCCTGGCGCGAATGATCACCGAGGATCCGCAACTCGGCGGAATCAGAGCAGCCATCTATACAGGTGACGACGGAGATACGAAGCGCTCGCGCGTCAGCTCGGAAGGTCTCATCAACGACCGTGAGGCGATTCAGTCGAATCCTCCCGACATTCTGCTGACCAACTACAAGATGCTCGACCAGATGCTTCTGAGAGTCGCCGACCAGAAGATCTGGTCAGAAAGCGCGCTCAGCCTGCGGTACCTCGTCCTCGACGAATTCCACACCTACGACGGCGCTCAAGGCACTGATGTCGCCATGCTTCTGCGACGACTCGGGTTGAAGCTGAAATCTCAATGGCCAGATACCCATCCTGCGATTACCGATGACGATCGGGCACGGCCGCTTGGGCTGATGACCCCCGTCGCGACGAGCGCGACCCTCGGTGACAGAAACGACCCCACAAGCATTCTCACCTTTGCCCACACGGTGTTCGGCGAAGAGTTCACCGAGGACGCTGTCGTCACCGAGTCCCGGTACTCAGTTGAGGAATGGGCAGCGCTCCCCGGAGCCACGCTCGACGGTGCACGCGCGAAACTCGAGCCGATCGACAACATTCGTACGATCGACCACACCGCAGCGCTGCAATGGATCGAAGGTGAAGCTCAGACAAGCGACCGGACGGCTGCACTGAGGTCACTGGCAACGATCTTCAGCCTTGACGAACATTCGGATGACGGTGGTTCGCCCGATCCTGCAGTGGGTTGGGAAAGCATTGGTGCGTGCCTTGGCGACGATACGGCACAAATACTTACCCTCCTCAAAGCACATCCGTGGGTAAAGTCGGTCTTCGCAGCGACAACCTCGGCGAAGGCACTGGACGATCTCGCCGAGGAGGCCCTCGGCAGCCGCAGCACTGTCGCGCAGAGCTACCTCAGCCACATCGTTGCCGGGCTCAGCCTCATCCGCGCAGAACAACGACTCCTCGCTCCGACGGTCGACGTTCACCTCTGGGTTCGTGCCCTGACGAGAATCGATCGAATCGCAGGTGGGGAGACCGAATTCTCCTGGTCGGACGATGGTCATCTCATTACAGCCGAAACCAGCGCTTGGGACGACAACTCAGCGAGAGAAAGTTTCCCCGCCATCTACTGCAGGAACTGTGGTCGTAATGGGTGGGGCATCATTAAATCCGCAGTGGGTGACCAACTCGCGGCCCCAGATGCAGACAAAGATATTCGACGTGAGTCGGTTGCCGGGAAATCTCGGTTCCGAGCACTCATCAGCGCCGGTGGAGAGGCCGACCGTTTCGAACTCTCCGGCGGAGACCCGGACGAGCTGCATGAAAACCTCGCCGCGTTCAACGCCCGCGACCGCGACTTCATCACTCCGAAGCGCGTCTACGGCACTCCGACAATTCCCGATGACCTGGCAGAAGCTCTGCGTGCCGGCGACATTCTCCCCGTTCTCGTCTTTCAGGGTCCCGACGCCGAAGAGAAGTCAAAGGGCGAATACTGCCCGGCCTGCGGTGATCGAGACTCCATCCGATTCCTCGGTTCTGCAGTGGCAACTCTGCTGTCCGTCAGTCTGTCGACACTCTTCGGCGACCAGAATCTCGACGATCACGAAAAGAAGTCGCTGGTCTTCACTGACTCCGTCCAGGACGCGGCTCACAGGGCAGGATTCGTCGAGTCTCGCTCTCACGTGCTCACGCTGAGGAATGTCATCGCCGAGGCGGTCGGAGATGTCAGCACCCTGGAAGCTGTCGCTGGGCAGATCATCTCCCAAGCCGGCGAGGACTCAGGCAGGCGATACCGAGCACTGCCGCCGGAATTCTCTACAGATCGATTCACAGACGTCCGAACCTGGTGGGAACAGCCTCAGAAGACGAACCGCAAAGCCGCGGAGAAAGTCATGAAGAGGTTGTCCTTTGACGCCGCCCTCGAGTTCGGCCTCCAGTCGAGATACGGCCGGACGTTGTCGACCACGGGTACCGTCTACGCCGAGGTCGTTCTGCCCGAAGTCGACGAGATCGGCGCAATCGCGACGGAGGTGCTCGAAGAAGCGGGGGCCCAATCCGGACTGCTCGACATCGACGTCAACGAGGGGGCCGCCTCGACGGATAAGCGCGTGGCATGGGTCCGGGCGGTCGTCGAACGTCTCAGAACTCAGGGTGCTATCCACCACTCCTGGCTGGACGCCTATGTTGCCAGCGGTGGAGAACGAATCTGGATCTGGGGCAAGCGCAAACGCGACCAGGGGATGCCCGCGTTCCCCACCGGCCGGAGCGCCCCGGCCTTCGCGGTCACCGGTTTGTCTCGTAAGTCGATCAGGGGGCGCAGCGGCCCCCTCTTCGACATGGTCGAATCCAACCAAGGCTGGTACGCCCGATACGCTGCCCGGACGTTCGGCATCACAGCGAACCATGGGGCCGGGCTGACCAAACTCCTCTTACAGCGCCTGGCTGCGGCCGGAATCCTGCGTGCCGTACCGGTCAAGGAATCCGAAGCGGTCGCCTATGGGCTCGAACCGTTGCGAATCCGACTCGAGCGAGCTTTCGACGGCGCAGAAGAGCAGTCGAAGAACCTCGAGTGCACTGTCTGCGGTACCACGTTCCCCGCTGCGACACGGACGCTTGACGACCTCAACGGGGCACAGTGCTTGCTCGTTGGCTGTGCCGGCACCCTGAAAGTGGGAACTGTCGCCCGGAACTTCTATCGCGACCTCTACACGAGTGCTCAGATGACACGAATCGTCGCGCGTGAACACTCGAGCGTGCTTGGCACAGAGGAACGCAAAGCCTATGAAGACGGGTTCAAACGCGGTTCCGATGATCCATCTGCCCCGAATGTCCTCGTGGCAACACCGACGCTCGAGATGGGCATCGACATCGGCGATCTCTCAACGGTCATGCTCGGCTCACTGCCGGAAACTGTCGCATCATATGTTCAGCGAGTCGGACGAGCCGGCCGACTGACCGGCAATGCACTCAACCTCGCGGTCGTCGGCAGCACCAGCACAGAACTGCGCACAATCCACGACCCATTGTCGCTCATCAACGGATCAGTCCAACCGCCGGCAACGTACCTCGACGCCGTCGAGATCATCAAACGGCAATATCTCGCCTTCCTCATGGACCGTTTGGCGCAGGCCCCCGGGGCGGTTCCCACGAGAGGCGTCGGCGATGTCTTCGGCGCCGAACTCGGTCAGTCCGAATTCCTCAACGCCGTGATCGACCTCAATGACGCTTCGCATGAAGAGCTGCTCGCCGAATTCTTCACCGGCTTCGGTGACCTCATCGACCAGGCGAAGACAGAGCTCACCGAGTGGGCAACGGTCGGTGACGACGGAACCTCAGGTCTGAAAACTGCGGTGTGGAAAGCACATCAGGCCTATCGCTACGAAGTCGAGACTCTGCAACACCAGTTGGCGGAAATCAACTTGTCGCTCAACGAACTTCAGGCGGCTGCAGCTCACGAGGCCACGGCTACGGAAGACGATAAGGATGCTTATCGACAGGCCGTGTCTGCGCACAAGGCCACCGACGGCCGATTGAAGAACGAACGTCGCCGGTATTGGATTGAGGCTCTCGAGACCTATCAGCTGCTGCCGAACTACACGCTCCTCGACGACACGACTCAGCTCGATGTGTCTCTGCGGTGGCGCAATGAGGAGACACAGTCTTATGAGAATGAGCGCATCGAGTTCGAGCGTGGAGCAAAACAGGCATTGCGAGACTTTGCTCCGGGTTCGACGTTCTACGGACGGTCGTTGGCCACACAGATTGACGCCGTTGAGCTCGGCCCCAACCAGCGCGAGACCTACGAACTGAGATTCTGCGCAGCGTGCGGCTACTCTCACGACCGGCGCACGGGTACGATACCGCCTGCGCAGTGCCCGCGGTGTGGAGACGCGTCGATCGCTGACGTCGGCCAGCGGCTCAAGGCGGTACAGCTGCGCAAGGTCAGCGCCATGGTCAACCGGGACGAGGCGAGGATCAGCGACGCCGATGACGAACGCCGACATAAGTCCTTCACCATCGCACCGACTGCGGATATTGACCCGGCTTCGGTCAGCTCCCGCTGGTTCGTCGACGGATTCGGATTCGGAGTCAGCTACCTCGACTCAGTGACGGTGACAACGACCAATTTCGGACCGCGGGGACAAGGCCAAGAAATCCTTGCCAGCGGTGAGACGATCGTCAACTCCGGATTCGTCGTTTGCGACCACTGCGGTAAGCTCGACAGCTCCACCAACGGCAATCAGCCTACTGACCATCGCCCGTGGTGCCCCAAGCGCAACGACCATGAGGAATCGAACCTCAGCCTCGTTCTCACCCACCAGCTGACAACGCAAGGTGCGCTTATGCGCCTACCGGAGAGCCTCCTCGTCGGCGAGCACAACGGACTGACGACGTTGCAAGCGGCGATTCGGCTGGGACTGGCGAAGCACCTCGGCGGGGATCCGGATCATATCGATATTATTCCTGCCAAGGAACCGTTGGAAGCCGGCGGCGTCGTGGACGCTCTCCTGCTCCACGACATCGTGCCCGGCGGTACCGGATACCTCGCTGACCTCCGTGATCCCGAGACCATGTGGAAGGTCCTTTACGAAGCGTGGAGGCATCTGAGCGAATGCGAATGCAAAGACGCGAACCAATGGGCGTGCGCGAAGTGCCTGCTGCCCTATGTGCCGCGATCAAGCGCATCGACTGTCAGCCGGGCCATTGCTGCACAGAAGCTCGCCGAGCTGCTGCAGGCGGGCCGAAACGACGTCACGCTTTCGGGGGAAGCCGCCAGCGATGCCTCCCACCGATGGACAGTGACAGAGGAGGCTCCCCAGGCGCAGGACCCTGAGTCGTATCTCGAGCGGCGGTTCCGGCAGGTGTTCCGCGCGCGTTTGGAACGAGCGAACATCAACGTTCAGGACAAGCCAGCCCCAACCGGCACCGTGCTCTCGATTCACCGGTCGGGGTCTCGCGTCGGCTGGAGTCTGACGCCGCAGGTGCCAATGGGGAATACGAAGCCGGACTTCCTCCTCACTTGCGATGTCACGAACATCCCGGATATTGCCATCTACACCGATGGCAGAGCGTTCCACGCCTCGAGTGCGGTCAACCGTCTAGCCGATGATGCACAGAAGCGTTCTGGTCTGCGCGGCCAAGGGCTTTTCGTCATCGCAATCACCAACGCGGATGTTGAATCTGCGTCGGCGGATAAGCATGGTGCGGATCCGGGATCGGCCGTTTGCCTGCCTGAATGGTATTCACGGCAAGTTGTTTCCACCGTTCTCAATCGTCCAGAATTCGGGTGGACGAATCAGGCTGAGGAGGCGCTTGGGAACCCGATCGATGTTCTCATCGGTCTGATTCAGGCAGTCACCAGCTCTGAACCCGACCTCCCGAAGTCGATGCTTGCTGCCGGCGATGGTGCGCCGCTGTTCTTTGCTATGCAGACACATAGTCGAAGAGTGGTCATGGTTCCTGCCGTCGGTGAACTGGCCGAAGCAGCAGTTTCCGACATCACCGGCCAGAGTTCGTTGATCGACCATCCAGAGGGAGTGTCGCCTGAAGGCTATCGGCGCGGGTTCTTGGTGCGACGAAGCGCAGTGACTGTGCTGATTGCGCCCGTTGGATCATCGCTGACTCGTTTCGACACTGCCGTCATCCTCGACGACCGGCCTGAGGCGATGGCGGACTCCGGGCAGTTCGCATCGTCGTGGCGGGAATGGCTGCATATCTCCAACGTCATGCCTATTCGATCGCCTGGAACATTCGTCCAATCGGCGACAGTGATGTCTGTACTTGCCGACATCGGTCAGGTCTCCGAGGCACCTGTCAACAGTGGTGAGGTTCAGGGGGGAACTGCTGGCCGCGTCGATGTTGTGCCGGTTTTGGACGGTGGAATTCCGGTTTCATCTGAATGGACGGAAATCCTCTCTGAACCGGATCTGTCGCCTCAAGAAGCGGAGTTCGCGAACGACTTGGTCGCCTCGGGGCTGGAAAGCGTGCCTGAGTGGGGATTCGAGACCGACGAAGGAATCTCGCTCGACTTTGCATGGCCACAAGAGAAGATCGCGGTACTAGTTGAACCTGACGATGAAGACTCAGTCGAACTCGAACGAAACGGGTGGACGCTCGCGTCAGCCGATGTCGATAGTGTGAGAACAGCGCTGGGGGAGTGGAAACCCGATGAGTCCACCACCTCCAGCGAGGGCGACAACGATGCTGGCTACGGTGACGGGAAAGGCACTCACGAATGA
- a CDS encoding Eco57I restriction-modification methylase domain-containing protein yields MNQLAAEYLRRKQEEAGHRIDPAQFQQELQKTKAYIALHNVYGVDLNSTAVELAEISLWLDTMVTGLSAPWFGLRLRRGNSLIGARRAVYSRSSVKDKTWLKAAPEKVNADSRDPQSIFQFLLPAEGWGAAADSKEGKNLAPEAVANLKDWRKSVRTKLSDTKTNGQIGRLIGLSKQADVLWEVAVKRLSIAEAESRRTIGVWGFEEGATGTTVTRSEIESKLADPNGAYQRLHRVMDAWCAMWFWPLTETEIAPPSVEEWIDACEQLLGRPTNESKSAKTARESGQASMFDVDNWAELNEFEDNQRVLSGAASTVEMVFEHHPWLRVTEAIADQQGFFHWDLTFATVFERGGFDLQLGNPPWVRPRGDVEALLAEGDPWWQLAHRPTEEKKKERRSTTIALPGVAKLVLDGATDVVCTAAFTADLTTYPLVAGTQPDLYRSFMEQVWQHASPNGISGLIHPESHFTDDKAGPLRREAYFHLLRHWQFVNEIVLFDISGHIIYGVHIYGNRKDEVDFLTAASLYHPMTVEGSLVHNGDGPEPGLKNEYGEWELKPHAGRILRVDRRVLRTWGEIFGIDDARSIDDVKMVYAINGATARVLEKIAERDSLRGLSPQFSRGWDESIDRKNGRFKLGWGRAEDWGDSILQGPHIYGMNPFFKFPNSTLKNQMDWSAVDLEQLPGNSTPVTGYKPIRDGNYDQLYTHWVLSSGERVQARDYYRVAWRKMAANNGERTLIPAIIPPRAGHIEGVRSFGLPELNACSLLLHAGSLSSLLVDFVVRTSPKNNIVPSTVERLPAIGAEHVLAPSVVARVLLLNSLTDAYADLWNSCTEVKANGESWTGGYGFPESVSMEVLDSDWTERSPLRLTADRRQAQVEIDALVALMFDVTADELCSIYRTQFPVLYKYDTQRDHYDQNGRLVPAEVVKTWQKLGNAATDDELSATNAQGFTYTYAPPFATFDREADMRTAYAEFEERLAEREKLSSQETGGSES; encoded by the coding sequence GTGAACCAACTCGCTGCCGAATATTTGCGCCGCAAGCAAGAGGAAGCTGGCCATCGAATCGATCCGGCACAGTTTCAGCAGGAACTACAGAAAACCAAGGCTTACATTGCTCTGCATAACGTCTACGGAGTCGACCTCAACTCGACCGCGGTCGAACTCGCTGAAATTTCGCTGTGGCTCGACACGATGGTGACTGGGCTTTCCGCTCCATGGTTCGGGTTGAGGCTCAGGCGCGGCAACTCTTTGATCGGTGCTCGCAGAGCTGTCTACTCCCGGAGTTCGGTCAAGGACAAGACGTGGCTGAAGGCCGCGCCCGAAAAGGTGAATGCCGATTCACGCGATCCACAGAGCATCTTTCAATTCCTCTTACCCGCCGAAGGATGGGGCGCAGCAGCTGACTCCAAAGAAGGAAAGAACTTAGCGCCCGAAGCTGTCGCAAATCTAAAAGACTGGCGAAAGTCCGTGCGGACAAAGCTCAGTGACACGAAGACGAATGGCCAGATCGGTCGACTCATAGGATTGTCGAAACAGGCTGACGTGCTGTGGGAGGTTGCGGTCAAGCGGCTGTCGATTGCTGAAGCCGAATCACGTCGTACGATCGGTGTATGGGGCTTCGAAGAAGGTGCGACAGGAACGACGGTGACGCGATCTGAGATTGAGTCAAAACTCGCTGATCCGAATGGAGCATATCAGCGCTTGCACCGAGTTATGGACGCTTGGTGTGCGATGTGGTTCTGGCCGCTGACCGAAACTGAGATTGCACCGCCGAGCGTGGAAGAGTGGATTGATGCCTGCGAACAGCTGCTAGGCAGACCAACCAACGAGTCGAAGTCCGCGAAGACTGCTCGCGAATCGGGTCAGGCGTCAATGTTTGACGTGGACAATTGGGCAGAGCTCAATGAGTTCGAAGATAACCAGCGAGTTCTTTCTGGTGCAGCGAGTACTGTCGAGATGGTGTTCGAACACCACCCGTGGCTTCGTGTTACTGAGGCGATTGCTGACCAGCAAGGCTTCTTCCATTGGGACCTCACCTTCGCCACGGTGTTCGAACGAGGAGGCTTCGACCTCCAGCTGGGAAATCCGCCATGGGTACGTCCCAGAGGAGACGTCGAGGCGTTGCTGGCCGAGGGAGATCCATGGTGGCAGCTGGCGCACAGGCCGACTGAAGAGAAGAAAAAGGAAAGACGGTCAACCACGATCGCTCTCCCTGGGGTTGCGAAGCTGGTTCTCGACGGGGCGACCGACGTTGTCTGCACAGCAGCTTTCACCGCGGACCTGACAACCTATCCACTCGTTGCCGGAACTCAACCAGATCTCTATCGATCGTTTATGGAACAGGTGTGGCAACACGCAAGCCCGAACGGAATTTCGGGGCTAATCCATCCAGAATCGCATTTCACCGATGACAAGGCGGGGCCGTTACGAAGAGAGGCTTATTTTCACTTGCTGCGGCATTGGCAGTTCGTGAACGAGATCGTTCTCTTTGACATTTCTGGACACATAATTTATGGAGTTCACATCTATGGGAACAGGAAGGACGAAGTTGATTTCTTGACAGCGGCTTCGCTATACCACCCAATGACTGTCGAGGGATCTTTAGTCCATAATGGAGATGGTCCGGAGCCTGGGCTGAAGAACGAGTACGGCGAATGGGAGCTTAAGCCGCACGCTGGACGTATTCTTCGCGTAGACCGAAGAGTTCTGAGGACATGGGGCGAAATATTCGGCATAGATGACGCCCGGTCAATTGATGACGTAAAAATGGTGTATGCGATAAACGGAGCGACTGCAAGAGTGCTTGAAAAGATTGCCGAACGAGATTCGCTTCGTGGCCTTTCTCCGCAGTTTAGCAGAGGATGGGACGAGTCTATTGACCGGAAGAACGGACGGTTTAAACTAGGGTGGGGGAGAGCAGAAGATTGGGGAGACTCAATTCTTCAGGGCCCCCACATCTATGGAATGAACCCGTTCTTTAAATTCCCTAATTCAACCCTGAAAAATCAAATGGATTGGTCGGCAGTGGATCTTGAACAGCTTCCCGGTAATTCGACTCCTGTGACAGGTTACAAACCGATTCGCGATGGCAATTATGATCAACTTTACACGCATTGGGTACTCTCCAGCGGCGAACGAGTTCAGGCTCGTGACTATTACAGAGTCGCATGGCGGAAGATGGCCGCTAACAACGGCGAGCGGACGCTTATTCCAGCAATAATTCCGCCGCGAGCTGGACATATTGAGGGTGTCCGTTCGTTCGGTCTACCTGAGTTGAATGCATGCAGTCTTTTGCTCCATGCGGGTTCTCTTTCATCATTATTGGTAGATTTCGTTGTGAGAACCTCGCCGAAAAATAACATTGTTCCATCGACTGTTGAGCGTCTCCCTGCAATTGGAGCCGAACACGTATTGGCGCCGTCCGTAGTTGCTCGAGTTCTCCTTCTCAACTCTTTGACCGACGCCTACGCTGACCTTTGGAACTCGTGTACTGAAGTCAAAGCGAACGGTGAGTCGTGGACTGGCGGATACGGCTTCCCAGAATCAGTATCGATGGAAGTGCTCGACTCCGATTGGACGGAAAGATCTCCGTTGCGCCTGACTGCTGACCGGCGCCAAGCACAGGTAGAGATCGATGCGCTTGTTGCGCTGATGTTCGATGTGACCGCCGATGAACTTTGCTCGATCTATCGGACCCAATTCCCCGTCCTCTATAAGTACGACACGCAACGGGACCACTACGACCAGAACGGCCGTTTGGTTCCCGCTGAAGTGGTCAAGACGTGGCAGAAACTCGGTAATGCGGCAACCGATGATGAGCTCTCCGCTACCAATGCGCAAGGGTTCACTTATACCTATGCGCCGCCGTTTGCGACGTTCGATCGTGAAGCAGATATGCGCACCGCATACGCCGAGTTCGAAGAGCGCCTCGCCGAACGGGAGAAGCTCTCTTCTCAAGAGACTGGAGGTTCTGAGTCGTGA